One Gemmatimonadota bacterium genomic window, GCTGACGCACCCGCGCGAAGCCTCGGCGTAACGCCGGCTGGGGCGCCGGCTAGTGGACTGTAACAGTCCACTAATCCTCCCGCGGGGCCGGCGGCGAGTCGGGAAGCCTCGCGCGTTCTGCCGTCAGCTCGCCCCAGGGCCCCAGGTGTGGTCCGCTGTTGTGGCCGGCCGCCCACAGCGCGAGCGCCAGCGCGGAGCGGGTTTCCTCGGGCGCCAAGACCGCATCCACGAAGCCCCGTGCGCCCGCGTACCGCGCGTCCAACTGGCGGTCGTAGTCGGCGCGCACGGCGTCCATCCTGGACCGCAACTCCTCGTCGGGCTCGGCGCCGGCGGCGCGCAGCTCCTCCAGCCTGGCGCCGAACAGAGCCATGACCGCGCTCTCCCCTTCCATCACGCCCATCCGGCCCGTGGGCCAGGTCAGGATGAAGTCGGGGTCGAACCCCTGTCCTGCCATCGCGTAATAACCCGCCCCCGAGGCGTGGTTGATGGTCAGCACGATCTTGGGGACGGTGGCGGTGGCCATGGCTTCCACGAAGCGGGCGCCGGCCCGGATGATGCCCGCGTGCTCCGCGTCCGGACCGACCATGAACCCGCTCACGTCCTGCACGAACAGCAGCGGGTGCCGGTGCCGGCTGGCGGTGTCGATGAAGTAGGCCACCTTCTCGGCCGAATCCGCGTACACGATGCCGCCGAACTTGGGCGGGCCGCCGTGCGGATCCTTGAGCATGCCGCGCGCGTTCGCTATCACGCCGACCGGCGTGCCGGCCAGGCGCGCCGTGCCGCAGATCATCTCCGGGGCGAAGTCCGCCTGGAACTCGTCGAACTCCCCCCCGTCCAGCAGGCACGCCAGCACCTCCCGGACGTCGTAGGGCTGCCGGTGATCGTCGGGCAGGAGCTGGTAGAGGTCGGCGGCCGCGCGCCCGGGGGCCGCGCTCGGGTCGGGAGGCGCGGGCCCGCCCTCGCCCGGGAGGTCCGCGATGATTCCGCGGATTTTCTCCAGGCACCTCTCGTCGTCGGCTACGCGGTAGTGCGCGACGCCGCTGAGCGCGGTGTGCGTCCACGCGCCGCCCAGCTCTTCGCTCCCCACCGACTGCCCGGTGGCCCCCTTCACCAGGTTGGGTCCACCCAGACCCATGAAGCTCGTGCCTTCCACCATCAGGATGACGTCGGACAGCGCGGGCAGGTACGCGCCGCCGGCTATGCACGGTCCCATGACGGCTGCGATCTGCGGCACGCGCAGATAGTGGCGCATGATGGAGTTGTAGTAGAACAGGCGGCTGGCGCCGTACTGGCCGGGGAACACCCCTCCCTGGTAGGGCAGGTTGACGCCGGCTGAATCGACCAGGTACACGATGGGCACCCGGGATCGCATGGCGATCTCCTGAGCGCGCAGCATCTTGGTGATGGTCTCGGGCCACCACGACCCGGCCTTGACCGTCGCGTCGTTCGCGACGACCACCACCGGCCTGCCCTCCACCACGCCGACGCCCGTCACGACCCCGGCTCCGGGGGCGCCGCCCTCGTAGAGGTCATGCGCCACCAGGAGGCCTATCTCCAGGAAGGCGGTGTCCGGGTCCAGCAGCAGCGCGATGCGCTCGCGCGCGGTCAGCTTGCCCTGCTCGTGCTGCCGCTCGATGCGGGCGGGGCCGCCGCCCTGGCGGAGTCGGTCCTCCAGCTCGCGCAGCTCCGCCACGAGCCCGCGCAGGCGCCCCGACCCCTCCTCGGCCGGCTCGGCGACGGGTGCGCTAGGGGGCATCGCGCGCGTGCTCGTCGAACCAGTCGCGGATGTAGGCGATCGGCTCGGCCGTCGGCGTCCCCGGGCCGAACACGCGCCCGACCCCCAGGCGGTGCAACTCCTCGGCGTCCTCCTCGGGGATGATCCCCCCGCCGGTGAGCAGCACGTGGTCGACGCCCTCCTCGTCGAGCAGCTCCTTGACGCGTGGAAAGAGCGTCATGTGAGCGCCCGAGAGGATCGACAGGGCCACCACATCCACGTCTTCCTGAACCGCCGCGTTCACCACCATCTCGGGCGTCTGATGGAGCCCCGTGTAGATCACCTCGAAGCCCGCGTCGCGAAACGCGCTGGC contains:
- a CDS encoding carboxyl transferase domain-containing protein, producing MPPSAPVAEPAEEGSGRLRGLVAELRELEDRLRQGGGPARIERQHEQGKLTARERIALLLDPDTAFLEIGLLVAHDLYEGGAPGAGVVTGVGVVEGRPVVVVANDATVKAGSWWPETITKMLRAQEIAMRSRVPIVYLVDSAGVNLPYQGGVFPGQYGASRLFYYNSIMRHYLRVPQIAAVMGPCIAGGAYLPALSDVILMVEGTSFMGLGGPNLVKGATGQSVGSEELGGAWTHTALSGVAHYRVADDERCLEKIRGIIADLPGEGGPAPPDPSAAPGRAAADLYQLLPDDHRQPYDVREVLACLLDGGEFDEFQADFAPEMICGTARLAGTPVGVIANARGMLKDPHGGPPKFGGIVYADSAEKVAYFIDTASRHRHPLLFVQDVSGFMVGPDAEHAGIIRAGARFVEAMATATVPKIVLTINHASGAGYYAMAGQGFDPDFILTWPTGRMGVMEGESAVMALFGARLEELRAAGAEPDEELRSRMDAVRADYDRQLDARYAGARGFVDAVLAPEETRSALALALWAAGHNSGPHLGPWGELTAERARLPDSPPAPRED
- a CDS encoding cobalamin B12-binding domain-containing protein; this encodes MSDRKIRVLVAKPGLDGHDRGAKVIASAFRDAGFEVIYTGLHQTPEMVVNAAVQEDVDVVALSILSGAHMTLFPRVKELLDEEGVDHVLLTGGGIIPEEDAEELHRLGVGRVFGPGTPTAEPIAYIRDWFDEHARDAP